The following coding sequences lie in one Apium graveolens cultivar Ventura chromosome 1, ASM990537v1, whole genome shotgun sequence genomic window:
- the LOC141666651 gene encoding origin of replication complex subunit 1B-like: MADSTPIKSHKSPLKKLKHSPTHSSPKFPVPATPQSTSAPPPRRSLRFLSSPNQDTPCAPLLQLNPNSSKKSVSCKTLKPQIPKTPKLNVLDFVVSPVSPDRYDTKLDIKKRKKVVNTRNKSREGKKRVYYKKVSYDGGEFAIGDDVYVRRRDDASSDEEDPDVEECRVCFRIGRNVMIECDDCLGGFHLKCLRPPLREVPEGDWVCGFCEARKLGKRVEMPVPPKGKKVVRTAKEKLLSSDLWALRIVRLWREVDGTYWFRGQWYVIPEETASGRQPHNLKRELYRTNEFADNEMESILRHCYVMNPKEFAHASNEGDDVFFCEYEYDMHWHSFKRVADIDKEEEGSEEAEKDEDWNPGNVSDSERDSEAEDDYDYEDEKQSNLLNGPSTVRMAANSQKGRTFGLQQIGIKKIPEHIRCHKQTELEKAKATLLLATLPKSQPCRTKEMEEITGFIKGAICNSQCLGRCLYIHGVPGTGKTMSVLSVMRNIRSEVDAGKIKPYCFVEINGLKLASPENIYKVIYEALTGHRVNWKKALHLLNERFSKGAKSGDDRPCILLIDELDLLVTRSQSVLYNILDWPTKPHSKLLIIGIANTMDLPEKLLPRISSRMGIQRLCFGPYNYQQLQEIISSRLKGIDAFQKQAIEFASRKVAAVSGDARRALEICRRAAELADYRMKSLLTSNTTSEENILVGMAEVEAAIKEMFQAPHIQVMRSCSKLGKIFLAALVHEFHKTGMSETTFEQLAVTVSCFCTSNGEAFPGWDSLLKVGCKLGECRIILCEAGAKHRLQKLQLNFPSDDVSFALKDTQEVPWLAKYL, from the exons ATGGCTGATTCAACCCCAATTAAGTCCCACAAGTCTCCACTCAAGAAACTCAAACACTCCCCCACTCATTCCTCGCCTAAATTCCCAGTCCCGGCCACCCCTCAATCGACATCCGCCCCGCCTCCTCGGCGCTCTCTTCGGTTCCTTTCCAGCCCCAATCAAGACACCCCTTGTGCCCCATTACTCCAATTGAACCCAAATTCATCGAAAAAATCAGTATCTTGCAAAACCCTAAAACCCCAGATCCCCAAAACCCCGAAACTCAATGTACTTGATTTTGTTGTGTCCCCGGTGTCCCCCGATAGATATGATACCAAATTGGATATCAAGAAGCGGAAGAAAGTTGTTAATACGAGGAACAAATCGAGGGAGGGGAAGAAGAGGGTGTATTATAAGAAGGTGTCGTATGATGGGGGCGAGTTTGCGATTGGGGATGATGTGTATGTGAGGAGAAGAGACGATGCGAGTTCCGATGAGGAGGATCCTGATGTGGAGGAATGTAGGGTGTGTTTTAGAATTGGGAGAAATGTGATGATTGAGTGTGATGATTGTTTAGGGGGGTTTCATTTGAAATGTTTGAGGCCGCCGCTTAGGGAGGTTCCGGAAGGTGATTGGGTTTGCGGGTTTTGTGAGGCGAGGAAATTGGGGAAGAGGGTTGAAATGCCCGTGCCTCCGAAAGGGAAGAAGGTGGTTAGGACTGCTAAGGAGAAGCTTCTTTCGAGTGATTTGTGGGCCTTGAGGATTGTCAG ATTGTGGAGAGAGGTTGATGGTACTTATTGGTTTCGGGGGCAGTGGTATGTGATTCCGGAAGAGACTGCTTCGGGTAGACAGCCTCATAACTTGAAAAGGGAGCTCTATAGAACAAATGAGTTTGCTGATAATGAG ATGGAATCTATCCTTAGACATTGCTATGTAATGAACCCAAAAGAATTTGCACATGCAAGCAATGAAGGTGATGATGTTTTCTTCTGTGAATACGAGTATGATATGCACTGGCATAGTTTCAAACGCGTTGCAGATATTGATAAAGAGGAAGAG GGTAGTGAAGAAGCTGAAAAGGATGAAGATTGGAATCCTGGCAATGTATCAGATTCAGAGCGAGATTCAGAAGCTGAAGACGACTACGATTATGAGGATGAAAAACAATCTAATTTATTAAATGGACCATCTACAGTTCGTATGGCCGCG AACTCACAAAAGGGGAGAACATTTGGACTTCAACAAATAGGGATTAAGAAGATACCGGAACATATAAGATGCCACAAGCAAACCGAACTTGAAAAAGCAAAAGCCACCCTTCTGTTGGCAACTCTTCCCAAGTCACAGCCTTGTAGAACTAA AGAAATGGAAGAAATAACTGGCTTTATAAAGGGTGCCATATGTAATTCCCAGTGTTTAGGTCGTTGCTTGTACATTCATGGTGTTCCTGGAACTGGCAAG ACAATGAGCGTGCTTTCTGTGATGAGGAATATAAGGTCTGAGGTTGATGCAGGAAAAATCAAACCTTACTGTTTCGTAGAAATTAATGGTCTTAAATTGGCATCACCGGAGAATATATACAAG GTAATTTATGAAGCATTAACTGGACACAGGGTTAACTGGAAAAAAGCACTCCATCTTCTGAATGAACGATTTTCAAAAGGAGCAAAGAGTGGTGATGACCGTCCTTGTATATTACTCATTGACGAGCTTGATCTTTTGGTGACCAGAAGTCAATCT GTCTTATACAACATTCTTGATTGGCCGACTAAACCACATTCCAAGCTACTTATAATAG GGATAGCAAATACCATGGATCTTCCAGAGAAGTTGCTACCACGCATTTCTAGCCGTATGGGCATCCAAAGACTATGCTTTGGTCCTTATAACTATCAGCAGCTTCAAGAAATCATTTCAAGCCGCCTCAAAGGAATTGATGCATTTCAGAAACAGGCTATTGAATTCGCTTCTAGAAAG GTTGCTGCTGTTTCGGGAGATGCTCGTCGTGCACTTGAGATTTGCAGACGTGCAGCAGAACTTGCTGATTATCGTATGAAGAGCTTGTTGACATCTAATACTACTTCTGAAG AAAACATTCTTGTTGGTATGGCAGAGGTGGAAGCAGCCATAAAGGAAATGTTTCAGGCTCCTCATATTCAG GTAATGAGAAGTTGTTCCAAACTCGGCAAGATCTTCCTGGCAGCTTTGGTGCATGAGTTCCATAAAACTGGAATGAGTGAAACCACATTTGAGCAG TTGGCTGTCACCGTCTCATGTTTCTGTACGAGTAATGGAGAAGCATTTCCTGGTTGGGACTCACTTTTGAAAGTTGG CTGTAAACTTGGGGAGTGTAGAATCATTTTGTGTGAAGCAGGAGCAAAACACAGGTTACAAAAATTGCAGCTCAACTTTCCAAG